GTTCTCCGTGGTGTCGGCGGAAGCCGCCCGCATGTTGGTCATCTTCTTTTCCTTGGTGATGTTGACGTCCATGTCGTCGGAGCGGGAGTTCTCGCCGACGAGCATGCCCTCGTACACCTCGGTGCCCGGCTCGATGAAGATCGTGCCGCGCTCCTGGAGATTCATCATGGCGAACGGTGTCGCCTTGCCCGCCCTGTCGGCGACCAGCGAGCCGCTGTGGCGCGTGCGCAGCTCGCCGAACCACGGCTCGTGCCCCTCGAAGAGCGAGTGCGCGATGCCGGTGCCGCGGGTCTCGGTCAGGAACTCCGTACGGAAGCCGATCAGGCCGCGCGCGGGCACGATCCACTCCATACGCACCCAGCCGGAGCCGTGGTTGGTCATCGTCTCCATACGGCCCTTGCGGGTGGCCATGAGCTGCGTGATCGCGCCCAGGTGCTCCTCGGGCGCGTCGATCGTCATGCGCTCGATCGGCTCGTGCAGCTTGCCGTCGATCTCGCGCGTGACGACCTCGGGCTTGCCGACCGTCAGCTCGAAGCCCTCGCGGCGCATCGTCTCGACCAGGATGGCCAGGGCCAGCTCGCCGCGGCCCTGCACCTCCCAGGTGTCGGGGCGCTCGGTGGGCAGCACGCGCAGCGAGACGTTACCGACCAGCTCGCGATCCAGCCGGTCCTTCACGAGCCGCGCCGTGACCTTGTGGCCCTTGCCGCCCTTGCCGACCAGCGGCGAGTTGTTCGTACCGATGGTCATGGAGATCGCGGGCTCGTCCACCGTGATCAGCGGGAGCGCCACCGCGTTCTCCGGGTCGGCGAGCGTCTCGCCGATCATGATGTCCGGGATACCGGCCACCGCGCAGATGTCGCCGGGGCCGGCCTTCTCCGCGGGCTTGCGGGTCAGGGCCTCGGTCATCATCAGCTCGGTGATCCGCACGTTCTGGACCGAGCCGTCGCGCTTCATCCAGGCCACGGTCTGGCCCTTCTTCAGCTCGCCCGCCTCGACGCGCAGCAGCGCGATACGGCCCAGGAAGTTGTCCGCGTCGAGGTTGGTGACGTGCGCCTGGAGCGGCGCGTCCGCCTCGTACACCGGTGCCGGCACCGTCTCCAGCAGCGTCGTGAAGAACGGCTCCACGGTGGTGCTGTCCGAGGGCACCTCGCCGTCGGCGGGCTGCGTCAGCGAGGCGATGCCGTCGCGGGCGCAGGCGTAGACGATCGGGAACTCGATCTGCTCCTCGTCCGCGTCCAGGTCCAGGAACAGGTCGTAGGTCTCGTCCACGACGGCGGCGATGCGGGCGTCGGACCGGTCCGTCTTGTTGATGCACAGGATGACGGGGAGGCGGGCCTCCAGCGCCTTGCGCAGCACGAAGCGGGTCTGCGGCAGCGGGCCCTCGGAGGCGTCCACCAGCAGCACGACCGCGTCCACCATCGAGAGCCCGCGCTCGACCTCGCCGCCGAAGTCGGCGTGGCCGGGGGTGTCGATGATGTTGATGGTGACGGGGTCGCCACCGTCCTTGGGGTGGTACTTGATGGCGGTGTTCTTCGCGAGAATGGTGATGCCCTTCTCGCGCTCAAGATCGTTGGAGTCCATCATCCGGTCGTCCACGGACTCCAGCTGATGGGCCGCGAAGGCCCCCGCCTGCTTGAGCATGGCATCGACCAGAGTTGTCTTGCCGTGGTCGACGTGAGCGACGATGGCGACGTTACGGATGTCGTGACGCGTGGGCATGCTGGGGCGTGTCTCCCGGGTTGCTGGATGGGGCCGCGCGCTCCGCGCTGCGGGACCTGCGCGCCCTCTTCGCCGGGCACATCTCGCCACGGCCTCGTCAACCATGGTACGGGGCCGCGCGCGAAGCGCCGGACGGGGCCGATGTACGGCGCCGTCCGGCGCTCGTCGTCGCTGGTCGGGGGCCTCCCCGGGCCCCGGCCGGGCCCGGCGGATCCGGAGGCGAGCCCGAGGCGGGCCAGAAGACGAGACCGAGGCGAGACCGAAGGCGAGACCGAAGACCGGGGCTAGCCCTTGTGGTACCCGATGTCCTGGTACCGGGGGGTGGCGAAGCCGAACGCTCCGGCGTTGGCCAGTGCGCGCCTGGCCGCCACCAGCTGCGGGCGCTGGTAGAGCGGCACGGAGCCGGCCACCGCCCAGATCCGGGCGTCCGCCTTCCCCACCAGCTCGCGGCGACGGCCGTCGTCCAGCTCGCCGGCCGCCTGCTCGAAGAGCTGGTCGATCTGGTCGGTGCCGATCCGCGCGTAGTTCTGTTCGACCAGCAGCGAGCCGTCGGCCGCGGGCTGCGGCTTGGAGAAGATCGGCTTCGTCTCGGTCGCCGGGTAGGCGGAAGCGGGCCACGAGAAGAGCGCGAGATCGTACTCGCCCGCCGCGATGTGGTCCTTGAAGTAACTCTCGTTCGGGACTTCCTTGATCTGGGTGCGGATCCCGACGCCGTTGAGCATGTCCGCGATGCGCTCGCCCGAGACCCGGATCGGCGCGGAGCCCGGGCCGCCCGGCAGGACGAAGCGCAGCGCGAGCGGCTTGCCGTTCTTGGTCCGTACGGCCATGGACTTGCCGCGCGTGAGCAGCTGGAGTTCGCCCGCCGTCGCGCGGACGTTCTGCGCGGTGGCCAGCGCGGCGCGGGCCCGGCTCAGCTTGCGCGGGGAGCGGAGGAGCCGGGCCTGCTCCAGATCGGCGTGCGCGGCCTGCGCGAGGAGGGCGCCGCGCTGGCTGGTGGCGGAGGCCGCGAGGCTGAGCGGCTTGCCGGTGACCCGGGCCATCTGGGCGCGGGTGAGCCGTACGACGGACGCCTCGGCCTCGGCGCGGTAGGGCGCCGAGGCGCCTGCGTCGGGGGAGGACGCCTCGCCGGGCGGCGCGGCCGGGCCGCCGCCCGGCTTCTTGCCGTGCCTGCCGTCCTTGCCGTGCTTGCCGTGGCCCTTCTTGCCGCCGGGCTTCTTCGCGCCCGCGGCCTTGCCCTGGAGGAGCGAGCCGCCGGTCTTCCAGCCCGCGTCGGCCAGCAGCGACTGGGCGGAGTCGATGTCCATGCCGCCCGCCGCGTCGCTGTTGTCCTTGTAGCCGTCCTGGTTGGCCATCCGCAGATGGTTGCCCAGCGGCTCGTCGGGGAGGCCGACGCGGCCGAGCGCCTTGTGGGCCAGCTCGTCCCGGTCGAGAGCGCGGGCCACGGCGCGGCGTACCCGGTCATCGGCGAGGGGGCCGCTGGAGCCGTTGAGGGAGAGCTGGGTGTAGGCCGAGTCGAGGGCCTTGCGCACCTCGTACTTCCGGAGCGCCTTGCCGAGGCCCTTCGGGAGCGCCGCGGCCCGCCTCCGGGCGGCGCGCTCGGCCTTGTGGGCCTTGTGCTCGGCCTTGTGGGCCTGCTTGTCCCCGTGGCGGGTGCGGGGGCGCTGGGGGCCGCCGAGGTGGTGCGCGGCACCGATCCTCCTGGCCGACGCCTCGTCCACGTCGGCCAGGTCCAGCTTCCCGTTCGCCAGTGCCTTGGCCCGCTTGTGGCGGGGTACGGCCTTCAGCTCGATACGGCTCAGCTTCGCGCGCTCGCCCCACCAGTGCGGATTGCGCTCCAGAACGGTGGTGCCACGCTTGCCGCCCTGGCCCTTGGCGCCGCCTGCCTTGCCCGCGACCCGGAAGGGTCCGGCCGCGGCGGGGAGCGCGTCGCGGGTCCTGTCGTTGAACGCCTTCGGGCTGCGCATGGCCTGGCGGGGGTAGAGCGGGGTGAACAGGGAGCGCCAGTCCGCGTAGGGCTTGGCGAAGACGACCTTGACCTCGCGGGCCCCCTCCCCCCTGGTGACGCTGCGGATCCGGTCGTACCCGGCGTTCCGCGCCGCCCAGTACGCGTCGTCCTTGCCGCGCAGCGCCTTCCACTGGGCGCGGAAATCGGCCGTGCTCACGGCCCGGCCGTTGTTCCAGCGCGCCCTGTGGCTGAGCTTGTAGACGACGGTCTGGCGCGGCTCGGTCTTGGTGACCTCGGCCGAGCGCAGATAGTCCTCGTTGGCCTGCGGCGCCCCTTGTTCGTCGAGGGTGAAGAGGGAGGGGAGGGTGGCGCCGGTGACCTTGGCCGTCGCCTCGCCCGCGTCGGGCTGGAAGGCGTTGAAGGTGGTGGGTGCCGCGTCCACCGCCCAGCGCACGGTGCCGCCCGA
This sequence is a window from Streptomyces sp. NBC_01775. Protein-coding genes within it:
- the typA gene encoding translational GTPase TypA; this encodes MPTRHDIRNVAIVAHVDHGKTTLVDAMLKQAGAFAAHQLESVDDRMMDSNDLEREKGITILAKNTAIKYHPKDGGDPVTINIIDTPGHADFGGEVERGLSMVDAVVLLVDASEGPLPQTRFVLRKALEARLPVILCINKTDRSDARIAAVVDETYDLFLDLDADEEQIEFPIVYACARDGIASLTQPADGEVPSDSTTVEPFFTTLLETVPAPVYEADAPLQAHVTNLDADNFLGRIALLRVEAGELKKGQTVAWMKRDGSVQNVRITELMMTEALTRKPAEKAGPGDICAVAGIPDIMIGETLADPENAVALPLITVDEPAISMTIGTNNSPLVGKGGKGHKVTARLVKDRLDRELVGNVSLRVLPTERPDTWEVQGRGELALAILVETMRREGFELTVGKPEVVTREIDGKLHEPIERMTIDAPEEHLGAITQLMATRKGRMETMTNHGSGWVRMEWIVPARGLIGFRTEFLTETRGTGIAHSLFEGHEPWFGELRTRHSGSLVADRAGKATPFAMMNLQERGTIFIEPGTEVYEGMLVGENSRSDDMDVNITKEKKMTNMRAASADTTENLVPPRKLSLEQSLEFCREDECIEVTPETIRIRKVNLDMKERGRAAARAKR
- a CDS encoding ABC transporter family substrate-binding protein; protein product: MRAVPAESDGPAKPAPSARVTRRRGAFRNRRTGALRTARTFRRTSAVLVAGALLPLPLAGAGTATGAQAGAAHDATGDIRTTDRQEVSSGGTVRWAVDAAPTTFNAFQPDAGEATAKVTGATLPSLFTLDEQGAPQANEDYLRSAEVTKTEPRQTVVYKLSHRARWNNGRAVSTADFRAQWKALRGKDDAYWAARNAGYDRIRSVTRGEGAREVKVVFAKPYADWRSLFTPLYPRQAMRSPKAFNDRTRDALPAAAGPFRVAGKAGGAKGQGGKRGTTVLERNPHWWGERAKLSRIELKAVPRHKRAKALANGKLDLADVDEASARRIGAAHHLGGPQRPRTRHGDKQAHKAEHKAHKAERAARRRAAALPKGLGKALRKYEVRKALDSAYTQLSLNGSSGPLADDRVRRAVARALDRDELAHKALGRVGLPDEPLGNHLRMANQDGYKDNSDAAGGMDIDSAQSLLADAGWKTGGSLLQGKAAGAKKPGGKKGHGKHGKDGRHGKKPGGGPAAPPGEASSPDAGASAPYRAEAEASVVRLTRAQMARVTGKPLSLAASATSQRGALLAQAAHADLEQARLLRSPRKLSRARAALATAQNVRATAGELQLLTRGKSMAVRTKNGKPLALRFVLPGGPGSAPIRVSGERIADMLNGVGIRTQIKEVPNESYFKDHIAAGEYDLALFSWPASAYPATETKPIFSKPQPAADGSLLVEQNYARIGTDQIDQLFEQAAGELDDGRRRELVGKADARIWAVAGSVPLYQRPQLVAARRALANAGAFGFATPRYQDIGYHKG